The Fusobacterium periodonticum 1_1_41FAA genomic sequence CTTTTCATTAATAAAAGATATAATATCTTACTGCTGTGACGTCCATTATTGTTGAAAGAGCCTTTGTGGAGCTCTTGAAACACTAATGGCTGGCAAGCAGTTCTATACATTTATTATTTTAGTATTTTTAATTATGTCTTTATTTATTTCTTTTTTATCTGTTATTATTGTTGCTTCTTCAAGCTTGGCTACGTTTGCAAAATAGATCATATCAAACTTTGTACTATCTGCTAAGATAAAAGCTTTATTAGAATTTTCTATAGCCTGTTTTTTTATCAATGCTTCTTCAACATCATGAGTAGAATATCCATTTTCATTTATTCCATTTATTCCAATAAAAGCCTTATCAAATCTAAATTCTGATAAATCTCTTAAAGCTTTTACCCCAACAATAGCTAAGGTACTCTTTTTTATTCTTCCACCAATTAAGTAAGTCTCTATATCATTGGCTATAAGCCTTTCTAAATGTATTATTCCATTAGTTACAACCTTTATATCTTTTCCTTTCATATAGTCAATAATTTCATAAGTTGTTGTTCCGGCATCTAAATAGATATAGTCACCATCTGATATAAACTGTGCTGCCACTTGAGCAATTTTCTTTTTGCTGTCTTTATTGGTGATCTTTTCTTTGATTTCTATTTCTTTTCTAGCAACTTTCCTTAAAACTGCACCACCTCTTACTCTTTTAATTTTATTTTCCTTTTCAAGATAAGCTAAGTCCCTTCTTAATGTTGCCTCACTGATTTTTAAATCTTTGATAATTTTTGAATTTTCTATACTGCCTTGTGTTTCTATAAGTTTTAAAATAAGTGAAATTCTGTCTTCAAATAACATATCTTTTCCTTTTTATAACTTGATTATTTTTGTTATTTTAATTATACAATCATTTTCAATCTTTTTCAATCATAATCATTCATAATTTTTTGACTTATTTTGCAAAAAATTTTACCATTTTCATAAATTTTTATAAAATTTTTAAAAAATTTATTTTTGGTAACATTTGTTACCGAAATATTTTATTTAATACCATATAATAATATTGTAATAGATTTGATTTTACCCCTCTCCGGCTGATTGTGCTGATTTTAAATCACCAATCAGCTACTCATTTATTACCCCAAAAAAAGAGAAATCACCAGAGGATTCTAATGATTTCTCTTTATTTAATTATTCTTTATCTCTTCTAAATTTAATACTTTTCCATCAACTGTTTTTATTTCTTTCAATTCTTCTACAGATAATTTTTCTAAAAAGATGCAATATTCATTTGGATAGCCTCCAACAAACTCCATCTTAGGCATTGTGATTTGATTTGGATTTTTTATCCATAAACATAATTTATTATTGCCCCAAAACCTTGTTAATTTTAAAACTTCACCTTTATACAGAACATCTATATCTTTCATATAATCACCAATAGTTTATTTGTATCATAAAAGCCTTCCACCAAAAGATGAAAGGCTTTATAAATATTATTATTCAGCTTCAACTATAATTTCTTCAGCTGATTCAGTAGCAGATTTTTCAGCTATTAAATCTTCTATATGTTCTTTCATTTCAGTTAGACCTTCAATATCTAATCCTTCAAGATTTGAACAAGAAGAAGTTTTTATATTGATTCCTTGTTTTCTTAAGAAGTCATCAACTTTAGCTTGATTTTTTTTATATAAGTAAAAAGCTACTGCTGCTACTCCAACTCCAACTGCTGCACCTACTAAATGATCTTTTGTTATTGTGTTTCCAAACATTTTTAAACCTCCTAAATTTTCTTTAAATTATATTATTAACAAAATAAGTGAATTTCACTTTTAATTTTTACTTAAAG encodes the following:
- a CDS encoding DeoR/GlpR family DNA-binding transcription regulator, whose product is MLFEDRISLILKLIETQGSIENSKIIKDLKISEATLRRDLAYLEKENKIKRVRGGAVLRKVARKEIEIKEKITNKDSKKKIAQVAAQFISDGDYIYLDAGTTTYEIIDYMKGKDIKVVTNGIIHLERLIANDIETYLIGGRIKKSTLAIVGVKALRDLSEFRFDKAFIGINGINENGYSTHDVEEALIKKQAIENSNKAFILADSTKFDMIYFANVAKLEEATIITDKKEINKDIIKNTKIINV